The following proteins are encoded in a genomic region of Planococcus lenghuensis:
- the narH gene encoding nitrate reductase subunit beta, translating into MKIKAQVAMVMNLDKCIGCHTCSVTCKTTWTNRKGAEYIWFNNVETKPGIGYPKRWEDQELYKGGWQLRKGKLELKSGNKLSKVALGKIFYNPDMPEMKDYYEPWTYNYEHLTTAGEQEHSPVARPISAVTGDKMDLEWGPNWEDDLAGAHITGPQDPNIQKIEEEIKFNFEKSFMVYLPRLCEHCLNPSCVASCPSGALYKRDEDGIVLVDQEACRGWRYCMTGCPYKKVYFNWQTNKAEKCTFCFPRMEAGLPTVCSETCTGRIRYLGVLLYDADRVLEAASTPDEKDLYKAQCDLFMDPYDPEVIAQAKHDGISEDWIEAAQNSPVYKLAIEHKLAFPLHPEYRTLPMVWYVPPLSPIMNYFEGRDSIKNPDMIFPAIEEMRTPIQYLANMLTAGDTETVKHSLQRMAMMRSYMRALSSGKEFDNSRLERVGMTPHQTEQMYRLLAIAKYEDRFVIPTSHKETTMNPYRAQGSAGYGDVMGDMGSGCDGCGPAVPAGTMKTGKEVYEENFYGGIWRD; encoded by the coding sequence TTGAAGATTAAAGCACAAGTTGCAATGGTAATGAATCTAGATAAATGCATCGGCTGCCATACATGCAGTGTTACATGTAAAACGACGTGGACGAACCGGAAGGGCGCTGAGTATATTTGGTTCAATAATGTTGAGACAAAACCGGGCATCGGCTATCCGAAGCGCTGGGAAGACCAGGAGCTCTATAAAGGCGGCTGGCAACTGCGCAAAGGGAAGCTGGAACTGAAATCCGGCAATAAATTGTCCAAAGTGGCCCTCGGAAAGATTTTCTACAATCCGGATATGCCGGAAATGAAAGATTATTACGAGCCGTGGACATACAATTACGAGCATCTGACAACTGCTGGAGAGCAGGAGCACTCACCGGTGGCACGGCCGATTTCGGCCGTGACCGGCGATAAAATGGACCTCGAATGGGGCCCGAACTGGGAAGATGATCTTGCCGGTGCGCACATAACCGGTCCGCAAGACCCGAACATCCAGAAAATCGAAGAAGAAATCAAATTCAATTTCGAAAAATCATTCATGGTCTATCTGCCCCGTCTTTGTGAACACTGCTTGAACCCGAGCTGTGTGGCATCTTGTCCGTCAGGTGCCCTCTACAAACGGGATGAAGACGGCATCGTGCTCGTCGACCAGGAGGCCTGCCGCGGCTGGCGCTATTGCATGACCGGCTGCCCATATAAAAAAGTGTACTTTAATTGGCAGACGAACAAAGCGGAGAAATGCACATTCTGCTTTCCGAGAATGGAAGCAGGACTGCCGACAGTGTGCTCCGAAACATGCACCGGCCGGATTCGCTACCTGGGTGTGCTGCTGTACGATGCAGACCGCGTACTTGAAGCAGCGTCCACTCCGGATGAAAAAGATTTATACAAGGCCCAATGTGATCTCTTCATGGATCCATATGATCCGGAAGTAATTGCGCAAGCGAAACACGATGGTATTTCCGAAGACTGGATTGAAGCGGCACAAAACTCACCGGTATACAAGCTCGCCATCGAACATAAACTGGCGTTCCCGCTTCATCCGGAGTACCGCACGCTGCCGATGGTCTGGTATGTGCCACCGCTCAGCCCGATTATGAACTACTTCGAAGGTAGAGATTCCATCAAGAATCCGGACATGATTTTCCCGGCAATTGAAGAAATGCGCACGCCGATTCAGTACTTGGCGAATATGCTGACAGCAGGTGACACGGAAACTGTGAAACATTCCCTTCAGCGGATGGCGATGATGCGCTCGTATATGCGTGCCTTGTCTTCCGGAAAAGAATTCGATAACAGCCGCCTGGAGCGTGTCGGAATGACGCCGCATCAGACGGAACAGATGTATCGCCTTCTCGCGATTGCCAAATACGAAGATCGTTTCGTGATTCCGACTTCCCATAAGGAAACAACGATGAACCCTTACCGGGCACAAGGATCTGCCGGTTATGGTGATGTGATGGGGGATATGGGATCCGGCTGTGACGGCTGTGGACCTGCAGTTCCGGCGGGCACGATGAAAACGGGGAAAGAAGTATATGAAGAAAACTTCTATGGAGGTATCTGGCGTGATTAA
- the narJ gene encoding nitrate reductase molybdenum cofactor assembly chaperone: MINLEKLYGYKHSFGFFAEQLTYPQKLDFHPMYLEESFEPGHPAYEHVKTYWSLMHEYSLMDIQEMYTETFDFQKDATLHMTYFKFEDAKERGQMLAKLKVLYEMFGLEMPDEELSDFLPLMCEFIYAAEWLGDPRAPQSFGMLIAVLEDGTYHLLQTLQETNSPYFHLIKGLRETFKACVEQGAPSGEHG, from the coding sequence GTGATTAATCTTGAAAAGCTGTACGGGTATAAACACTCTTTCGGTTTTTTTGCCGAGCAGCTGACGTATCCGCAGAAGCTGGACTTTCATCCGATGTATCTCGAGGAATCATTTGAGCCGGGACATCCGGCGTATGAGCACGTGAAAACTTACTGGTCGCTCATGCATGAATACAGCCTGATGGATATTCAGGAAATGTATACCGAGACATTCGATTTCCAGAAAGATGCGACGCTTCATATGACGTACTTCAAGTTTGAAGATGCGAAAGAGCGCGGTCAGATGCTGGCGAAACTGAAAGTGCTGTATGAAATGTTCGGCTTGGAAATGCCGGATGAGGAATTGTCGGACTTTCTGCCGCTGATGTGTGAATTCATCTATGCGGCGGAATGGCTAGGTGATCCGCGTGCCCCGCAGAGTTTCGGGATGCTGATTGCCGTACTTGAAGATGGCACTTACCATCTATTGCAGACACTTCAGGAAACGAACAGTCCTTACTTTCATTTAATTAAAGGGTTGCGTGAGACATTTAAAGCTTGTGTAGAACAGGGGGCTCCTTCCGGTGAGCATGGTTGA
- the narI gene encoding respiratory nitrate reductase subunit gamma, whose product MVDQFLWVIFPYLCIAVFVVGHIYRYRTDQFHWTAKSSEFIEKKQLMVGSLLFHLGIIPVIFGHIAGLGIPKEWMRAFGVNDHMYHIGAIYIGGFFGFVTLAGMVILTFRRFTKKNVRQLSSASDLIVNSLLLLIVFMGMYATIVTNAVQPGFDYRDTISIWFRGLFLLSPDPALMTIVPLSFKIHALAGFAIFAMWPFTRLVHVWSVPLNYVGRSYILYRRHKMN is encoded by the coding sequence ATGGTTGATCAGTTTCTATGGGTTATTTTTCCTTATCTTTGTATAGCGGTATTCGTTGTCGGTCATATTTACCGTTACCGGACCGATCAGTTTCACTGGACAGCCAAGTCCAGTGAATTCATTGAAAAGAAACAGCTGATGGTCGGCAGCCTGCTGTTCCATCTTGGTATTATCCCGGTGATTTTCGGCCATATTGCCGGCCTCGGCATTCCGAAAGAATGGATGCGTGCATTCGGGGTGAATGACCATATGTACCACATCGGTGCCATCTACATCGGCGGATTCTTTGGTTTTGTCACACTCGCCGGAATGGTCATCCTGACATTCCGCCGATTTACAAAAAAGAATGTGCGTCAGCTGAGTTCAGCTTCTGACTTGATCGTCAATTCACTTTTGCTGCTGATCGTGTTTATGGGCATGTATGCGACCATCGTGACGAATGCAGTACAGCCGGGCTTTGACTACCGGGATACGATCTCCATTTGGTTCCGCGGTCTGTTTTTGCTCAGCCCCGATCCTGCTTTAATGACAATTGTACCGCTGTCGTTTAAAATACATGCATTGGCTGGTTTTGCGATTTTCGCCATGTGGCCGTTTACCCGGCTTGTGCATGTGTGGAGTGTACCGTTGAATTACGTCGGCAGAAGTTACATTCTGTACAGAAGACATAAAATGAACTGA
- a CDS encoding GAF domain-containing protein: protein MKTKFNYQKEMERLQTALGCDLVALACVEPAEQQYVLKWQYAAGNLNDRFKRVVLQSGKGVAGLVFKTGKPILLPTVTEFVQKDGLFNYPIIKSEKLKSVAAVPIWNHGRVAGVLLSGSREEYGINEVILQQMTEAAHKGFGDMDGKELMVL from the coding sequence ATGAAAACTAAATTCAACTACCAGAAGGAAATGGAACGGCTGCAAACTGCATTGGGCTGTGATTTGGTAGCACTGGCGTGTGTGGAACCGGCTGAGCAGCAATATGTGCTCAAATGGCAGTATGCAGCCGGAAACTTGAATGACCGTTTCAAGCGGGTCGTTCTCCAGTCCGGCAAAGGTGTCGCCGGCCTCGTCTTCAAAACCGGTAAACCGATCCTATTGCCGACAGTGACTGAATTTGTTCAAAAAGACGGGTTGTTCAATTACCCGATCATCAAATCAGAGAAATTGAAAAGCGTGGCAGCTGTCCCGATCTGGAACCATGGCCGGGTCGCCGGTGTGCTGCTCAGCGGCAGCCGTGAGGAATACGGCATAAATGAAGTGATTTTGCAGCAGATGACGGAAGCGGCACATAAAGGATTTGGAGATATGGACGGGAAGGAACTGATGGTTCTTTGA
- a CDS encoding sensor histidine kinase, with protein sequence MIEMLMKMFENSTDAIFFFDAAGKALALNPAAEQIMDPDALAHLKQGSIDAMCLACRGYTSDTDLQTCLNCYFSESAEPEDFSSFQVYLKTKGKGVIPYAATFHTVDEESGVRVFMLRDLTKQFKTQEQLYKNKMMKHVIEAQENEQKRISRELHDSVAQELLSAMVDVRIMKYMTKEEEVLNKLKQTEASMTRLLDDIRNLSVELRPAALDDFGLEAAFRSHFKRVEQSYGMEVEFSSGISTKRYGNEIETVVYRICQEAVLNAIKYAQVDTLKVSLFEKGRMLQLLVEDEGEGFTKGDDPIGTGLGLYGMRERAELAHGDFEVLSQAGAGTTIRVRIPIRNIGEEGDE encoded by the coding sequence ATGATTGAAATGCTGATGAAGATGTTTGAAAACAGCACGGATGCCATTTTCTTTTTTGATGCTGCAGGAAAAGCGCTGGCACTGAACCCGGCTGCTGAGCAGATCATGGATCCAGATGCGCTGGCTCATTTGAAGCAAGGAAGTATTGATGCAATGTGTCTGGCTTGCAGAGGTTATACCAGCGACACGGATCTTCAGACGTGTCTTAACTGTTATTTCAGTGAAAGTGCGGAACCGGAAGACTTTTCTTCTTTCCAGGTGTATTTGAAGACGAAAGGGAAAGGCGTCATACCATACGCGGCCACGTTCCATACGGTCGATGAGGAAAGCGGCGTCCGGGTATTTATGCTTCGCGACCTGACAAAGCAGTTTAAGACTCAGGAACAGCTTTACAAGAATAAAATGATGAAACACGTAATCGAAGCCCAGGAAAATGAACAGAAGCGCATCTCGCGTGAATTGCATGATAGTGTCGCTCAGGAATTGTTGAGTGCGATGGTCGACGTGCGAATTATGAAGTATATGACCAAGGAAGAAGAAGTGTTGAATAAACTGAAGCAGACTGAAGCATCCATGACCCGGCTGCTGGATGATATCCGAAACCTGTCAGTGGAACTGCGCCCGGCTGCATTGGACGATTTTGGGTTGGAAGCTGCGTTCCGCTCGCATTTCAAACGGGTTGAACAAAGTTATGGGATGGAAGTCGAATTCTCATCCGGCATTTCAACGAAGCGCTACGGTAACGAAATCGAGACAGTTGTGTATCGGATCTGTCAGGAAGCTGTGCTGAATGCCATCAAATACGCACAGGTTGATACGCTGAAAGTATCCCTTTTTGAAAAAGGCCGCATGCTGCAACTTCTCGTGGAAGACGAGGGAGAAGGATTCACCAAAGGAGACGATCCGATCGGTACAGGGCTTGGCCTGTATGGCATGCGGGAGCGGGCGGAGCTGGCCCACGGTGACTTTGAAGTACTTTCCCAAGCGGGAGCGGGCACGACGATCCGAGTACGGATTCCGATTCGCAACATTGGAGAAGAGGGGGACGAGTAA
- a CDS encoding response regulator transcription factor, with translation MKIIIADDHAIVRSGFSMILNFQQDMEVIATAADGLEAYSLVAKHQPDVLLLDLSMPPGESGLIATGKIKDDFPDTKILILTMHDDEEYLFHVLKNGASGYILKNAPETELITAIRTVYRGETYIHPKMATSLVREFVKSDQTINEESPFEVLSKRELEILPLIAKGYGNKEIAEKLFISVKTVEAHKAKIMEKLNLKSRPELVEYALKKKLLNF, from the coding sequence GTGAAAATCATCATTGCTGACGACCATGCGATCGTGCGGAGCGGATTTTCAATGATTCTGAACTTTCAGCAAGACATGGAAGTGATCGCGACAGCGGCGGATGGACTGGAAGCTTATTCGCTTGTGGCAAAACATCAGCCGGATGTGCTGCTGCTGGATTTGAGCATGCCGCCGGGCGAGAGTGGGCTCATCGCTACCGGAAAAATCAAGGATGATTTTCCGGATACGAAAATCCTGATTTTGACGATGCATGATGACGAGGAATACCTGTTTCACGTATTGAAAAATGGCGCATCGGGGTATATCTTGAAAAATGCACCGGAAACCGAATTGATCACAGCGATTCGCACGGTATACCGGGGCGAAACATATATCCATCCCAAAATGGCTACGTCTCTTGTTCGGGAGTTTGTGAAAAGTGATCAGACGATCAATGAAGAGAGCCCGTTTGAAGTGCTATCCAAGCGTGAGCTCGAAATTCTGCCGCTCATTGCTAAAGGATACGGCAATAAAGAGATCGCTGAAAAATTGTTTATTTCCGTAAAGACAGTCGAAGCACATAAAGCGAAAATCATGGAGAAATTGAATCTGAAAAGCCGGCCGGAGCTGGTGGAGTATGCACTAAAGAAGAAATTGCTGAATTTCTGA
- a CDS encoding hemerythrin domain-containing protein, producing the protein MAGHGELRFKEPCMRVLENEHRYLSFLMAEWHAIILWFEQEKLDEAEAHNQLKELRRLIIEFIEPLKNHTEKEETHFFPLLGTYIGFEQGPLVGIQEEHEEIDGYIGHFLHHTRGDLNALSVADMKAVVKDAAEAFEVLTVHFVKEETVLFTMAENLMKAADQDALFEKLNTLIT; encoded by the coding sequence TTGGCGGGACATGGAGAATTACGATTCAAAGAACCTTGTATGCGTGTGCTGGAAAATGAGCACCGCTATTTATCATTTTTGATGGCGGAATGGCATGCCATCATTTTATGGTTCGAACAGGAGAAGCTGGATGAAGCGGAGGCACACAACCAATTGAAGGAATTGCGGCGGCTGATCATCGAATTCATCGAGCCGCTGAAAAACCATACGGAAAAAGAAGAGACTCATTTTTTTCCGCTGCTTGGCACGTATATTGGGTTCGAACAGGGACCACTTGTCGGCATTCAGGAAGAGCATGAAGAAATCGATGGCTATATCGGTCATTTTCTGCATCACACACGCGGGGACTTGAATGCCTTATCGGTTGCAGACATGAAAGCTGTTGTCAAAGATGCAGCGGAAGCTTTTGAAGTGCTGACCGTTCACTTTGTGAAAGAAGAAACTGTATTGTTTACAATGGCTGAGAACTTGATGAAAGCGGCCGACCAGGATGCGCTGTTTGAGAAACTGAATACGCTGATCACTTGA